A single window of Rhodococcus jostii RHA1 DNA harbors:
- a CDS encoding fumarylacetoacetate hydrolase family protein, giving the protein MEGELAVVIRRTCRRLRPEDVPSAILGYTIGNDVTAVEQIALDDKLTQAKHGDGFTPLGPWIETDLGSGDVPITVRVNGVTVAEASTRQLAWNVSEQLVHLTRYLTLGPGDVVLTGCPFTLGPVEPGDRTEITLDGIGTLANPVRAL; this is encoded by the coding sequence GTGGAGGGCGAACTGGCCGTCGTCATCCGCCGCACGTGCCGCAGGCTTCGCCCGGAGGACGTCCCGTCCGCGATCCTCGGGTACACGATCGGCAACGACGTCACCGCCGTCGAGCAGATAGCGCTGGACGACAAGCTCACCCAGGCGAAGCACGGCGACGGTTTCACCCCGCTGGGACCGTGGATCGAGACGGATCTCGGCTCCGGGGACGTTCCGATCACCGTGCGCGTCAACGGCGTGACCGTGGCGGAGGCGTCCACGCGGCAGCTCGCGTGGAACGTGTCCGAGCAACTGGTCCATCTCACCCGGTATCTGACCCTCGGGCCGGGAGACGTCGTGCTCACAGGTTGCCCGTTCACGCTCGGCCCGGTCGAACCGGGCGACCGTACCGAGATCACGCTCGACGGTATCGGCACGCTGGCCAACCCGGTGCGTGCGCTGTGA
- a CDS encoding SDR family oxidoreductase, with protein MNLFDLSGRIALVTGSSRGIGYALARGLAEAGATIVLNGVSGERLAQARERLREEFGETRVHAYAFDVTDPDRVTDAVERIESEVGPIEILVNNAALQHRQPLLDVTLDDWNRVLTTDLTSAFLVGRAVARCQIARGSGKIINVCSVQSDLARPTIAPYTAAKGGLRNLTRAMTAEWAASGLQINGLAPGYIHTEMTQALVDDPEFDSWLRGRAPAGRWGTPDDLVGPAVWLASDGSRYVNGQVIFIDGGMTSVV; from the coding sequence GTGAATCTCTTCGATCTGTCCGGGCGCATCGCCCTGGTCACCGGTTCGAGCCGGGGAATCGGCTACGCACTCGCGCGCGGCCTGGCCGAGGCGGGCGCCACGATCGTCCTCAACGGGGTTTCGGGTGAGCGCCTCGCGCAGGCACGTGAGCGCCTCCGCGAGGAGTTCGGCGAGACCCGCGTCCACGCGTACGCGTTCGACGTCACGGATCCCGATCGGGTGACCGACGCCGTCGAACGGATCGAATCGGAGGTCGGGCCGATCGAGATTCTGGTGAACAACGCTGCGCTGCAACACCGTCAGCCGCTGCTCGACGTCACTCTCGACGACTGGAACAGGGTGCTCACCACCGACCTCACCAGCGCCTTCCTCGTCGGGCGCGCGGTCGCACGGTGCCAGATCGCCCGCGGGAGCGGGAAGATCATAAACGTCTGCTCGGTGCAGAGCGACCTGGCCCGGCCCACCATCGCGCCGTACACCGCGGCGAAGGGCGGACTGCGGAATCTGACCCGCGCGATGACGGCCGAATGGGCGGCGTCCGGGTTGCAGATCAACGGCCTCGCGCCCGGTTACATTCACACCGAGATGACGCAGGCCCTCGTCGACGACCCCGAGTTCGACTCGTGGCTCCGCGGCCGCGCGCCGGCAGGCCGGTGGGGCACCCCGGACGATCTCGTCGGTCCCGCGGTGTGGCTGGCGTCGGACGGTTCCCGGTACGTCAACGGTCAGGTGATCTTCATCGACGGCGGGATGACATCGGTGGTGTGA
- a CDS encoding bifunctional metallophosphatase/5'-nucleotidase: protein MRRRAALRTAVPAAGLAMALAISVTAGLSVAQAQDTAVSVRLLAFNDLHGSLEPPPGVRSQVKHADGSLVPAGGAAYLAAYVDQLRGQATHSLLYSVGDSWGSSALESAMFHDEPTVQLLNRMGVDASAIGNHELDEGYTEFRRMQTGGCHPTDGCRFGNTFEGANFPLLAANMEFDDGAPATLPFTVDYVEGIPVGVIATMPADTATMVTPEGVGGLRFTDELAAVDRTADLLDFFGVRAIVLLMHKGAEPVADNGPNSCEVTSGPARDLALRASPKVDVIFTADSHQQYNCSFPDPMGNPRVMMQGASHGRIVSVVDVSIDRTTRDVLRDRASAFNQVVTHDIPSDPDIQALADGAAAQASEIGAARVASLSGDLTRDDTGSGESTLGNVVADAQLAAGSGHGAQVALTNPGGLREDLLRGPDGAVTYGQTYAAQPFGNTLEVLAVTGATLKTALEQQFQPRGDGTITERILAPSNSLTYTMNRSATVGERISDIRVNGDAVVPEGTYRVAVNKFLADGGDGFDAFRTRAEAVHAGCDLDAFTAYLGTKSPVAPPNTDRITVVG from the coding sequence ATGCGTCGCCGCGCCGCGCTCCGCACTGCCGTGCCGGCTGCCGGACTGGCGATGGCTCTGGCGATCTCGGTGACGGCGGGGCTGTCCGTGGCGCAGGCGCAGGACACCGCGGTCTCCGTCCGGCTCCTCGCCTTCAACGACCTCCACGGCAGCCTCGAACCGCCGCCCGGCGTCCGCAGTCAGGTGAAGCACGCCGACGGCTCACTGGTCCCGGCCGGCGGTGCCGCCTACCTTGCCGCGTACGTCGATCAGCTGCGCGGCCAGGCCACGCATTCACTGCTGTATTCCGTGGGTGACAGCTGGGGGTCGTCGGCACTCGAATCCGCGATGTTCCACGACGAACCGACCGTGCAGCTGCTCAACAGGATGGGCGTCGACGCGTCCGCGATCGGCAATCACGAACTCGACGAGGGATACACGGAGTTCCGGCGGATGCAGACCGGCGGCTGCCATCCCACCGACGGCTGCCGCTTCGGAAACACGTTCGAGGGCGCGAACTTTCCGCTCCTCGCAGCGAACATGGAGTTCGACGACGGCGCGCCCGCGACCCTGCCGTTCACCGTCGACTACGTCGAGGGAATCCCGGTCGGGGTCATCGCGACCATGCCCGCCGACACCGCGACGATGGTGACCCCGGAGGGGGTGGGAGGGCTGCGCTTCACGGACGAACTCGCGGCCGTCGACCGGACGGCGGATCTCCTCGACTTCTTCGGCGTGCGGGCGATCGTGCTGCTGATGCACAAGGGAGCCGAACCCGTCGCCGACAACGGTCCCAATTCGTGCGAGGTGACATCCGGCCCCGCTCGCGACCTCGCGCTGCGGGCGTCCCCGAAGGTCGACGTCATCTTCACCGCCGACAGCCACCAGCAGTACAACTGCTCGTTTCCCGACCCGATGGGGAACCCGCGCGTCATGATGCAGGGCGCGTCGCACGGGCGCATCGTCTCGGTGGTCGACGTGTCGATCGACCGCACTACCCGCGACGTCCTGCGTGACCGCGCGTCGGCGTTCAATCAGGTGGTCACCCACGACATCCCGTCGGACCCCGACATCCAGGCGCTCGCGGACGGCGCCGCCGCCCAGGCCTCCGAGATCGGTGCGGCGCGCGTGGCGTCGTTGTCGGGCGACCTCACCCGCGACGACACCGGCAGCGGCGAGTCCACCCTCGGTAACGTCGTCGCCGACGCCCAGCTGGCTGCGGGGTCCGGGCACGGCGCCCAGGTGGCACTCACCAACCCGGGTGGACTCCGCGAGGATCTGCTGCGCGGCCCGGACGGCGCCGTCACCTACGGGCAGACCTACGCCGCCCAACCCTTCGGCAATACCCTCGAGGTCCTGGCGGTCACCGGCGCGACCCTGAAAACTGCCCTGGAGCAGCAGTTCCAGCCGCGCGGAGACGGCACGATCACGGAGCGGATCCTCGCCCCGTCGAATTCGCTGACGTACACCATGAACCGCTCGGCGACTGTCGGCGAACGCATCTCGGACATCCGGGTGAACGGCGACGCCGTCGTTCCCGAGGGCACCTACCGGGTGGCCGTCAACAAGTTCCTCGCCGACGGCGGCGACGGTTTCGACGCCTTCCGCACCCGCGCCGAGGCCGTGCACGCAGGTTGCGACCTCGACGCCTTCACGGCATATCTGGGAACGAAGTCACCGGTCGCGCCGCCGAACACCGACCGGATCACCGTGGTCGGCTAG
- the hisC gene encoding histidinol-phosphate transaminase, with translation MTPRTRADLETIPAYIPGKNFPGAIKLASNETTLGPLPSVRDAIADAAANANRYPDNGHVALIAALADHLGVATENIAAGCGSVSLCQELVQATCNDGDEVIFAWRSFEAYPVVTQVAGATPVKVPLTADHGHDLDAMLAAITDRTRLIFVCNPNNPTGTALTKAELERFLDAVPADVLVALDEAYFEYNRSDADGIELFRGRPNVVVLRTFSKAYGLAGIRVGYAVADPAVVTALTKVHIAFAVNAVAQAAAIASLAASGELLARTDGVVAERKRVRDALLAAGYEVPESAANFVYLPLGAHSGAFAAASAEAGVLLRPYGDDGVRITIGDPAENDAFLAFATSTEARSLANVAVRA, from the coding sequence GTGACTCCGCGAACCAGGGCAGACCTCGAGACGATTCCGGCCTACATCCCCGGCAAGAACTTTCCGGGGGCGATCAAGCTGGCGAGCAACGAGACCACACTGGGCCCGTTGCCGAGTGTGCGCGACGCGATCGCGGACGCCGCCGCCAACGCCAACCGGTACCCGGACAACGGTCACGTCGCCCTGATCGCGGCGCTCGCCGACCACCTCGGGGTGGCCACCGAGAACATCGCCGCGGGTTGCGGTTCGGTGAGCCTGTGCCAGGAGTTGGTGCAGGCCACCTGCAACGACGGCGACGAGGTCATCTTCGCGTGGCGGTCGTTCGAGGCGTACCCCGTGGTCACGCAGGTGGCCGGGGCGACGCCCGTCAAGGTTCCGCTCACCGCCGACCACGGTCACGACCTCGACGCGATGCTGGCCGCGATCACCGACCGCACCCGGCTGATCTTCGTCTGCAACCCGAACAACCCCACCGGCACCGCGCTGACGAAGGCCGAACTCGAGCGGTTCCTCGACGCCGTCCCCGCCGACGTCCTGGTGGCCCTCGACGAGGCCTACTTCGAGTACAACCGGTCCGACGCCGACGGCATCGAACTGTTCCGCGGACGCCCCAACGTGGTGGTGCTGCGCACGTTCTCCAAGGCCTACGGCCTCGCCGGCATCCGCGTCGGGTACGCGGTCGCCGATCCCGCGGTCGTCACCGCGCTGACCAAGGTGCACATCGCGTTCGCGGTCAACGCCGTCGCGCAGGCCGCCGCCATCGCGTCGCTGGCCGCGTCCGGCGAACTGCTGGCACGCACGGACGGCGTCGTCGCCGAGCGGAAGCGGGTACGCGACGCTCTGCTCGCCGCCGGGTACGAGGTGCCCGAATCGGCCGCCAACTTCGTCTACCTCCCCTTGGGCGCCCACTCCGGGGCGTTCGCCGCCGCCAGCGCCGAGGCCGGTGTGCTGCTGCGCCCGTACGGCGACGACGGGGTACGGATCACGATCGGCGATCCCGCGGAGAACGACGCGTTCCTCGCCTTCGCGACGAGCACCGAGGCACGCTCGCTCGCGAACGTCGCGGTCCGGGCGTAA
- a CDS encoding Rv2640c family ArsR-like transcriptional regulator, producing the protein MPKTLPVVDVSAPICCAPVSAAPMADEAALHLALRLKALADPVRIKLMSILLTASDGEVCTCDLATGVGLSESTVSHHLGQLKKAGMVQSVRRGMNVFYSARADALDALRVVLDPNCCT; encoded by the coding sequence ATGCCCAAGACGTTGCCGGTCGTAGATGTCTCCGCGCCGATCTGCTGTGCGCCCGTCTCGGCCGCCCCGATGGCCGACGAGGCCGCCCTGCACCTCGCGCTGCGCCTGAAGGCGCTGGCCGACCCGGTCCGCATCAAGCTGATGTCGATTCTGCTGACCGCGAGCGACGGCGAGGTGTGCACGTGCGATCTCGCGACCGGCGTGGGCCTGTCCGAATCGACCGTCAGTCACCATCTCGGCCAGCTGAAGAAGGCGGGAATGGTCCAGTCCGTCCGCCGCGGCATGAACGTCTTCTACAGTGCGCGGGCGGACGCCCTCGACGCGCTGCGGGTGGTCCTCGACCCCAACTGCTGCACCTGA
- a CDS encoding dienelactone hydrolase family protein, producing MSGFFRDSAALRTSGGAPESPQLRVPLTAVEPDGPARGGIVVLHESRIFSEPLLDLMHSLAMEGWVTVAPHLFHRDPAPSDVEVFGDALFADFDATFDWLLARGIYADCVGVLGFDDAGTAALLVATTRPVGAAVSVAARGIVEPLSEDAPALVHAAPDLKAPWLGLYGEDDPSTPPDQVELLRDATAKSDVAGLVVSYAGLAHRADEPPQVPDGRDDDPGAQAIVDAQRRIFDWFDSHLR from the coding sequence ATGTCGGGATTCTTCAGGGACAGTGCAGCCCTGCGGACGTCCGGAGGCGCGCCGGAAAGCCCTCAGCTGCGTGTTCCGCTCACCGCGGTGGAACCGGACGGTCCGGCGCGGGGCGGGATCGTGGTCCTGCACGAGTCGCGTATCTTCAGCGAACCTCTCCTCGATCTGATGCACTCGCTCGCGATGGAGGGGTGGGTGACGGTCGCGCCGCACCTCTTCCACCGGGACCCGGCACCCAGCGATGTCGAGGTGTTCGGCGACGCCCTGTTCGCCGACTTCGACGCCACGTTCGACTGGCTGCTCGCGCGAGGGATCTACGCCGACTGCGTGGGCGTGCTGGGTTTCGACGACGCCGGGACCGCCGCCCTGCTCGTTGCCACGACGCGTCCGGTCGGCGCAGCCGTGAGTGTTGCCGCCCGCGGGATCGTCGAGCCGCTGTCGGAGGACGCGCCCGCGCTGGTGCACGCCGCCCCCGACCTGAAGGCCCCGTGGCTCGGTCTGTACGGGGAGGACGATCCGTCCACGCCGCCCGATCAGGTCGAGCTGCTGCGCGACGCCACCGCCAAATCCGACGTCGCGGGGCTCGTGGTGAGTTACGCCGGGCTCGCGCACCGGGCCGACGAACCGCCTCAGGTGCCCGACGGCAGGGACGACGACCCGGGTGCCCAGGCCATCGTCGACGCACAGCGGCGGATCTTCGACTGGTTCGACAGCCACCTGCGATAA
- a CDS encoding YybH family protein gives MSDYEKALNPEDLTRLFVERSNAGDAAGVAALYEENAVMAYPPGSRTVGRAAIQKLWESVLANAPHFEPEAPLPTLISDDIALTSTPPKDGSGARAQVVRRQPDGSWLRLLDQPEFAPPTR, from the coding sequence GTGTCCGACTACGAGAAGGCCCTGAACCCCGAAGATCTCACCCGACTGTTCGTCGAGCGCAGCAACGCCGGCGACGCGGCCGGAGTGGCCGCCCTCTACGAGGAGAATGCCGTCATGGCGTATCCCCCCGGCAGCCGGACCGTCGGCCGGGCAGCCATCCAGAAGTTGTGGGAGTCGGTGCTCGCGAACGCGCCGCACTTCGAACCGGAGGCGCCACTCCCCACGCTGATCAGTGACGACATCGCCCTCACGTCCACGCCACCCAAGGACGGATCCGGCGCGCGGGCGCAGGTCGTCCGCAGGCAACCGGACGGAAGCTGGCTCCGACTGCTCGACCAGCCGGAGTTCGCCCCGCCCACCCGCTGA
- a CDS encoding MFS transporter encodes MSPESKIQVGADSKMPEGSSHSTPPVRASDDPEYAANLKRATLASSIGSALEYYDFALYGLASALIFGQLFFPAMGASAALMASFGTYAVGFLARPVGGLFFGALGDRLGRKAVLMITIAIMGGASTLIGVLPTGAQVGIWAPILLVALRLLQGFGAGAEQAGATTLMAEYSPTERRGFFSALPFVGIMVGTLMASGVFAILGQIDRELLLAWVWRVPFLASVFLIAVAVFIRLRMQESPTFIKLEKQDQISESPFRELIGSSMPSVLRGIGLRMAENGGSYIFQTLGISYVTTVVGVSKSIGPLAIACGAAIGMLVIPFSGALSDRFGRMRVYRFGAALQLVLAVPSWWLLSLGNPYLVVATLAVSYGIGVNVMLGAQCAALPELFGNRHRYIGVAVARETSAILAGGIAPFVGALLLSLLNNSWVPLAIYVLILSVITFATTFVTPETRGRDLGLAWDAMADPVHGPDVAAAESKARVDA; translated from the coding sequence ATGTCCCCAGAATCGAAGATTCAAGTAGGCGCAGACTCGAAGATGCCGGAAGGCAGCAGCCACTCCACCCCACCGGTGCGCGCCTCCGACGACCCGGAGTACGCCGCAAACCTCAAACGCGCGACGCTTGCCAGTTCCATCGGCAGCGCGCTCGAGTACTACGACTTCGCCCTGTACGGCCTGGCGTCGGCACTGATCTTCGGCCAGCTGTTCTTCCCCGCCATGGGTGCGTCGGCCGCGTTGATGGCCAGTTTCGGCACGTACGCCGTCGGCTTCCTCGCCCGGCCCGTCGGCGGCCTGTTCTTCGGCGCCCTCGGGGACCGCCTCGGACGCAAGGCCGTCCTGATGATCACGATCGCGATCATGGGCGGCGCGAGCACGCTCATCGGCGTTCTGCCGACCGGCGCGCAGGTGGGCATCTGGGCCCCGATCCTGCTGGTCGCGCTGCGACTGCTGCAGGGCTTCGGCGCGGGCGCCGAACAGGCCGGTGCCACCACGCTGATGGCGGAGTACTCGCCCACCGAGCGCCGCGGATTCTTCTCCGCACTCCCGTTCGTCGGGATCATGGTGGGCACCCTGATGGCGTCCGGGGTCTTCGCGATCCTCGGCCAGATCGATCGCGAACTCCTCCTCGCCTGGGTGTGGCGGGTGCCGTTCCTCGCGTCGGTCTTCCTCATCGCCGTCGCCGTGTTCATCCGGCTCCGCATGCAGGAGAGCCCCACGTTCATCAAGCTGGAGAAGCAGGATCAGATCAGTGAGAGCCCGTTCCGGGAACTGATCGGCAGCTCGATGCCCAGCGTGCTCCGCGGCATCGGCCTGCGGATGGCCGAGAACGGCGGCTCGTACATCTTCCAGACCCTCGGCATCAGCTACGTGACGACGGTGGTGGGTGTCAGCAAGTCGATCGGACCGCTCGCCATCGCCTGCGGCGCCGCCATCGGCATGCTCGTCATCCCGTTCTCGGGCGCGCTGTCGGACCGCTTCGGCCGGATGCGGGTGTACCGGTTCGGTGCGGCGCTGCAGCTCGTCCTCGCGGTCCCGTCGTGGTGGCTGCTCTCACTCGGCAACCCGTACCTCGTGGTGGCGACGCTCGCGGTCAGCTACGGGATCGGCGTCAACGTGATGCTCGGCGCGCAGTGCGCGGCCCTGCCCGAACTGTTCGGAAATCGCCACCGCTACATCGGCGTCGCCGTCGCCCGGGAGACGAGCGCCATCCTCGCAGGCGGCATCGCCCCCTTCGTCGGCGCACTGCTGCTGTCGCTGCTGAACAACTCGTGGGTGCCGCTCGCGATCTACGTTCTGATCCTCAGTGTCATCACGTTCGCCACCACGTTCGTGACACCCGAAACCCGTGGCCGCGACCTCGGGCTGGCCTGGGATGCGATGGCCGACCCGGTCCACGGACCGGATGTCGCGGCCGCCGAGTCGAAGGCGCGGGTCGACGCATGA
- a CDS encoding ArsI/CadI family heavy metal resistance metalloenzyme, with amino-acid sequence MSRAQLALNVDNLEEAVTFYSKLFDTQPAKLKPGYANFAIAQPPLKLVLIENPGEGGTVNHLGVEVESSARVHEEIARLTGEGLFTDEEIGTTCCFATQDKVWVTGPAGEKWEVYTVLADSDTFGSSPRHLDPDAEGATCCGTAADGAKASAGTSCC; translated from the coding sequence ATGTCCCGCGCCCAACTCGCCCTCAATGTCGACAATCTGGAGGAAGCAGTCACGTTCTACTCGAAACTGTTCGATACACAACCGGCGAAACTGAAGCCTGGTTACGCGAACTTCGCCATCGCGCAGCCACCCCTCAAGCTGGTGCTGATCGAGAACCCCGGCGAGGGCGGCACCGTCAACCACCTCGGCGTCGAGGTCGAATCGAGCGCCCGGGTGCACGAGGAGATCGCACGGCTGACCGGGGAAGGCCTGTTCACCGACGAGGAGATCGGCACCACCTGTTGCTTCGCGACCCAGGACAAAGTGTGGGTCACCGGCCCCGCCGGCGAGAAGTGGGAGGTCTACACCGTGCTCGCCGACTCCGACACGTTCGGGTCGAGCCCTCGGCACCTCGACCCCGATGCCGAGGGAGCCACCTGCTGCGGCACCGCCGCGGACGGGGCGAAGGCCTCCGCGGGAACGTCCTGCTGCTAG
- a CDS encoding D-2-hydroxyacid dehydrogenase, which translates to MSAHDPKPLDGRLRVVAATPVSEELISLVTRAEPRIDFIREQDLLPPSRFPGDHSGDPSYSRTAEQQQAFDDLVDSAHALYGVPDENPAALTRTAGVNPDLRWVHTMPAGGGAQVKAAGLTDEQLDRIAFSTSAGVHAEPLAEFAVFGLLAGAKTLPRLLAQQRDKVWSGRWAMGTVSGQRIVIVGLGSIGRATALKLKALGATVVGTSRRDTAVEGVDGIVHPDRLADVVGDADGIVVTLPGTSATEGLVSAKVFGAVKPGVTVVSVGRGTVVDEVAMTAAIEDGRVGFAALDVFASEPLASDSPLWAHPNVLVSPHTAALNPAEDRLIAELFARNATRFLDGEELINRVDTVEFY; encoded by the coding sequence GTGAGCGCACACGACCCGAAGCCACTCGACGGGCGACTCCGCGTCGTCGCCGCGACCCCCGTCAGCGAAGAGCTCATCAGTCTCGTCACCCGGGCGGAACCGCGCATCGACTTCATCCGTGAGCAGGACCTGCTGCCGCCCTCCCGATTCCCGGGTGATCACTCCGGCGATCCGTCGTACTCCCGGACCGCGGAGCAGCAGCAGGCCTTCGACGACCTGGTCGATTCGGCGCACGCCCTGTACGGCGTGCCCGACGAGAATCCCGCGGCACTGACGAGGACGGCAGGCGTCAACCCCGACCTCCGCTGGGTGCACACGATGCCCGCCGGCGGCGGGGCCCAGGTGAAGGCGGCCGGGCTCACCGACGAACAACTCGACCGCATCGCATTCAGCACCTCCGCCGGTGTGCACGCGGAACCGTTGGCCGAGTTCGCCGTCTTCGGCCTGCTGGCCGGCGCCAAGACCCTCCCGCGGCTCCTCGCCCAGCAGCGTGACAAGGTGTGGAGCGGCCGCTGGGCCATGGGAACCGTGTCCGGGCAGCGCATCGTCATCGTCGGACTGGGCAGCATCGGCCGTGCGACGGCGCTGAAGCTGAAGGCCCTCGGCGCCACCGTCGTGGGAACGAGCAGGCGCGACACCGCGGTCGAGGGCGTCGACGGGATCGTCCACCCCGACCGGCTGGCCGACGTGGTCGGGGACGCGGACGGCATCGTCGTGACGCTTCCCGGAACCAGCGCCACCGAAGGCCTCGTCAGCGCAAAGGTATTCGGCGCCGTCAAGCCCGGAGTCACGGTGGTGAGCGTGGGCCGGGGCACCGTCGTCGACGAGGTCGCCATGACCGCCGCGATCGAGGACGGGCGGGTCGGGTTCGCCGCGCTGGACGTGTTCGCGTCCGAGCCCCTGGCATCGGACAGTCCGCTGTGGGCTCACCCGAACGTGCTGGTCAGCCCGCACACCGCGGCGTTGAACCCCGCGGAGGATCGCCTCATCGCGGAACTGTTCGCGCGCAACGCCACCCGGTTCCTCGACGGCGAGGAACTGATCAACCGCGTCGACACCGTCGAGTTCTACTGA
- a CDS encoding LysR family transcriptional regulator: protein MELRQLEYFVAVAEEANFTRAAERVHISQSGISAQIRQLEHDLGATLIDRSSRTATLTAAGEAALVHARAALASADAMRQAVDDVNQLIRGRLVVGMVTACTVKPLFDALSAFHVAHPGIEITLTEDSSDRLVERVRAGAIDLALVGTATAPPDGLDAFPIISEGLVAAVPPGHPLAGRSRVTLAELGDHAIVCMPTGTGIRTVFDQACAAAGLRPDIALQASAPDAVADLAIRGLGVAILSESMATDYRGRLTAVTLDDVDIPAVLALVWKSLAGPALRELVLHTRRTFGEVPAAVGR from the coding sequence ATGGAATTGAGGCAGCTGGAGTACTTCGTCGCGGTCGCCGAGGAAGCGAACTTCACCCGTGCCGCGGAACGCGTCCACATCAGCCAGTCGGGGATCAGCGCGCAGATCCGGCAGCTCGAGCACGACCTCGGCGCCACGCTGATCGACCGGTCGAGCCGGACGGCGACGCTCACGGCCGCGGGAGAAGCGGCGCTCGTGCACGCCCGCGCGGCCCTCGCCTCGGCCGACGCGATGCGTCAGGCCGTGGACGACGTGAACCAGCTGATCCGGGGCCGGCTCGTCGTGGGGATGGTCACCGCCTGCACGGTGAAGCCGCTGTTCGACGCGCTGTCCGCGTTCCACGTCGCGCACCCCGGGATCGAGATCACGCTGACCGAGGACAGCTCCGACCGCCTCGTCGAACGGGTCCGCGCCGGTGCGATCGATCTCGCCCTCGTGGGCACCGCGACCGCCCCGCCGGACGGGTTGGATGCCTTCCCGATCATCAGCGAGGGGCTGGTCGCGGCCGTGCCGCCCGGACATCCGCTGGCCGGGCGTTCCCGCGTCACCCTGGCCGAACTCGGCGACCATGCGATCGTATGTATGCCGACCGGAACGGGGATCCGAACGGTTTTCGACCAGGCGTGTGCGGCCGCCGGCCTCCGCCCCGACATCGCGTTGCAGGCGAGTGCACCCGACGCCGTCGCCGACCTCGCGATCCGCGGACTGGGGGTCGCGATCCTCAGCGAGTCGATGGCGACGGATTACCGGGGGCGGTTGACGGCGGTCACACTGGACGACGTCGACATCCCGGCCGTGCTCGCGCTGGTCTGGAAGAGTCTCGCGGGTCCGGCGCTCCGCGAACTCGTCCTGCACACCCGCCGCACTTTCGGGGAAGTGCCGGCCGCGGTCGGCCGGTGA
- a CDS encoding cation:proton antiporter, translating to MPSVGASLFWIVACAVIAPLLAGMFPRKLVPEVVLLLVAGIVIGPHVFDIAVEGSEIELLRDLGLGLLFLLAGYEIDTAEITGRGGRRALLTWLVSLALAFAVVSLLSIVHVVDAGTAVAIAMTSTALGTLLPILRDAGALDTRLGRTILNHGAFGELGPVVAMAVLLGSRGSVASIVVLGLFTAAAVLVAFIPARVRREGSRITAIIRSGSETTSQTTVRLTMLLLVALTVLAASFGLDTILGAFAAGFILRRATPEGDETLEKKLDGLAFGFLIPIFFVTSGMAIDVAAVASEPGVLIAFVLLILLVRAGPVYVAGRFDRGANGTDPPFTARERTQLALYAGTGLPLIVAVTGVAVDSGDMTSANASVLVAAGAITVLLFPLAASLLASSPEPAADTAGPRGDQNPGSRQ from the coding sequence ATGCCTTCCGTGGGAGCCTCGCTGTTCTGGATCGTGGCATGCGCCGTGATCGCACCGCTGCTCGCCGGGATGTTTCCCCGGAAGCTGGTGCCCGAGGTCGTCCTTCTGCTCGTCGCCGGGATCGTCATCGGCCCTCACGTCTTCGACATTGCGGTCGAGGGCAGCGAGATCGAGTTGCTGCGCGACCTGGGTCTGGGTCTGCTCTTCCTGCTGGCCGGGTACGAGATCGACACGGCCGAGATCACCGGTCGCGGCGGCAGGCGGGCCCTGCTGACGTGGCTGGTCTCGCTGGCCCTGGCGTTCGCTGTGGTGTCACTGCTGAGCATCGTCCACGTGGTCGACGCCGGAACCGCGGTGGCCATTGCCATGACGTCGACAGCGCTCGGCACGCTGCTCCCGATCCTTCGTGACGCGGGCGCCCTCGACACCCGGCTGGGCCGGACGATCCTCAATCACGGCGCGTTCGGCGAACTCGGACCCGTCGTCGCCATGGCGGTTCTGCTCGGCTCCCGAGGGTCGGTGGCGTCCATCGTGGTCCTCGGACTGTTCACGGCCGCGGCGGTGCTGGTCGCGTTCATCCCCGCCCGCGTGCGGCGGGAGGGTTCCCGGATCACCGCGATCATCCGGTCGGGATCGGAGACGACGTCGCAGACGACGGTCCGGCTGACCATGCTGCTCCTCGTCGCGCTCACCGTGCTCGCGGCGTCGTTCGGGCTCGACACGATCCTCGGTGCCTTCGCGGCGGGATTCATCCTGCGGCGGGCCACACCCGAAGGCGACGAAACGCTCGAAAAGAAGCTCGACGGCCTGGCGTTCGGGTTCCTGATCCCGATCTTCTTCGTGACGTCCGGCATGGCCATCGACGTCGCCGCGGTGGCGTCCGAACCCGGCGTCCTCATCGCGTTCGTCCTGCTGATCCTGCTGGTCCGGGCAGGCCCGGTCTACGTCGCCGGGAGGTTCGACCGGGGTGCGAACGGCACGGATCCACCCTTCACCGCCCGCGAACGCACCCAGCTGGCGCTGTACGCGGGAACCGGCCTGCCGCTGATCGTGGCCGTCACCGGAGTGGCCGTCGACTCCGGTGACATGACGTCCGCCAACGCCTCCGTGCTCGTCGCGGCCGGCGCGATCACCGTCCTCCTCTTCCCGCTCGCCGCGTCGCTGCTCGCGTCGAGCCCCGAACCGGCGGCCGATACGGCGGGTCCACGAGGAGACCAGAACCCCGGGAGCAGGCAGTGA